One segment of Fusarium oxysporum f. sp. lycopersici 4287 chromosome 15, whole genome shotgun sequence DNA contains the following:
- a CDS encoding hypothetical protein (At least one base has a quality score < 10): MRHEGSARILLNTSDIFCSRSSSQIWIHPLSQHIPYTDLHRAHRITPASQSSPSDDSAIDLQSRATPKRPRLDQSIIPKAKVKAVQELSVGFVIDSDVPFTIFEHKFLKELFYQFDHELALQIPWSSSSITRELQKIFESKAAIIKAELGSALTKIHISFDLWTSPNRLAIMALGIHSGENLAETLFEIVQLWDIRGQVGTVISDNVTTNDTCLSYFYRQLDPSIRPADTKARRMRCYGHVLNLVARAFLFGKDAESFELESDINGMRGLQEQDLRHWRSKGPIGKLHNIVKFIRSSPQRSEYFKRIAHEQEDEGAYIFALEGEKDEEKRIPADDILSNEDWRVLGEVNEILTPLYHQTMRTQGWGKGDSHGRLWEVLTGKGFYNEFATETIRATNLNDPELIGRASAPLRGANIRPARSRRRPARFDGEEVYVSQQRSQAPTFTVAALPEHSQAEYAALDKPPASKISQKSSLPADHRAYIRASINNGWKKLDEYYSKLGESPLFAAAVILHPRFGISWLEATWATEEQLAWVRDAKAGIKDYFARWYQSNQRTDDLQSKSASSLTNRGKEDDHYTQWINSRTKKAFATSSSVSEMDKYLRLEPQDTQEPIQWWRDHKPSFPVLSSFALDVFAIPAMATDCERQFSLAKLTLTSQRLAMGADTLERVHCLRNWVRHGGVKVGSWVGN, from the exons ATGCGACACGAAGGGTCGGCCAGAATTCTTCTCAATACAAGCGACATCTTCTGCAGCAGATCATCTTCGCAAATATGGATCCATCCTCTATCCCAACATATCCCATATACTGACTTGCACAGAGCCCATCGGATCACCCCAGCGAGTCAATCAAGCCCCAGCGACGATAGCGCGATCGATCTCCAGTCCCGTGCAACCCCCAAACGACCACGGCTTGACCAGAGCATAATACCAAAGGCAAAGGTCAAAGCTGTACAAGAACTTAGTGTTGGGTTCGTCATTGACAGTGATGTGCCCTTCACAATATTCGAGCACAAGTTTCTAAAGGAGCTCTTCTATCAGTTCGACCATGAACTAGCACTCCAAATTCCTTGGAGTAGCAGTTCTATTACCAGAGAGCTACAGAAGATCTTCGAGTCTAAGGCGGCTATCATCAAAGCGGAGCTAGGCAGCGCCCTAACAAAAATACACATCAGCTTTGATCTCTGGACATCACCGAACCGTCTTGCGATAATGGCA CTAGGTATCCACAGTGGTGAGAATCTTGCCGAGACATTGTTCGAAATCGTTCAACTGTGGGATATCCGAGGACAGGTTGGCACGGTCATTTCTGATAACGTGACTACGAACGATACCTGTCTCTCTTACTTCTACCGGCAGCTCGACCCTTCGATCCGGCCGGCTGATACCAAGGCCCGTCGCATGCGTTGCTACGGCCACGTTCTTAACCTTGTTGCCCGCGCGTTTCTTTTCGGTAAAGACGCCGAATCTTTCGAGCTAGAGTCAGATATCAACGGCATGAGAGGTCTTCAGGAGCAAGATCTTCGCCATTGGCGTTCGAAGGGCCCAATTGGGAAGCTGCACAATatcgtcaagttcatcagaTCCTCACCTCAGCGCAGCGAATATTTCAAGCGCATCGCTCACGAGCAGGAGGACGAAGG GGCCTACATCTTTGCACTCGAAGGCGAgaaagacgaagaaaaacGTATCCCTGCTGATGACATCTTATCCAACGAGGATTGGCGCGTGCTTGGTGAGGTTAACGAGATACTTACGCCTTTATATCATCAGACAATGCGAACCCAAGGCTGGGGTAAAGGCGACAGCCATGGGCGCCTGTGGGAAGTCCTG ACTGGAAAAGGCTTCTACAATGAGTTCGCGACCGAAACAATAAGGGCGACGAATCTAAATGATCCCGAACTAATTGGAAGAGCGTCTGCGCCTCTGAGGGGTGCTAACATCCGGCCGGCCCGTTCCCGCCGTCGCCCTGCTCGCTTCGATGGGGAAGAGGTCTATGTATCCCAACAGCGAAGTCAAGCGCCAACTTTCACGGTAGCTGCCTTGCCGGAGCATTCTCAGGCTGAGTATGCGGCGCTTGACAAGCCGCCGGCGTCTAAGATTTCCCAGAAGAGCTCATTACCAGCAGACCACCGAGCATATATTCGGGCATCGATCAACAACggctggaagaagctggatGAATACTACAGCAAGCTCGGAGAATCTCCCTTGTTTGCGGCAGCAGTCATCCTTCATCCGAGATTCGGCATCAGCTGGTTGGAGGCTACTTGGGCCACTGAGGAGCAATTGGCCTGGGTTCGCGATGCGAAGGCGGGCATAAAGGACTACTTCGCGCGGTGGTATCAATCGAACCAGCGGACGGACGACTTACAGTCGAAGTCTGCTTCATCATTAACGAACAGGGGTAAAGAGGATGATCACTACACGCAATGGATCAACAGCAGAACGAAAAAGGCATTTGCAACGAGCAGCAGTGTTAGCGAGATGGACAAATACCTCCGTCTTGAGCCACAAGATACGCAAGAGCCAATCCAATGGTGGAGGGACCACAAGCCTTCATTCCCGGTGCTAAGCAGCTTTGCCTTGGATGTCTTTGCCATTCCGGCTATGGCAACCGACTGCGAGAGGCAGTTCAGCCTAGCCAAGCTGACACTAACATCGCAAAGGCTCGCAATGGGCGCCGACACGCTGGAGCGAGTTCATTGTCTGAGGAACTGGGTCCGACACGGCGGGGTAAAGGTGGGCAGTTGGGTTGGTAATTGA